The window TACAATGCTAGTATGGCTTTTGGCTGGGTTCTTTGTTGGTTAGTGTTGTGGGTTGTGCAATATTTTAAGGTATTGTGAATAAATGTAGATTCTGCTATTTTTAGTTGTTTTGTTTTATGGCTGTGCGGTGTTTTGGATTGTTTTGTAATAAAAAATATTTAAATATTTCTTGCATCACTTAATGTAAGAGCAAATAATACATTTACTCCATTTTTTTGCAAAACTTCCCTAGCCTCTTTTATGCTTAGCCCTGTTGTGATTATATCATCAAATAAAACTACATCAATATTTCTTTTACCTGTGTAGATAAAATCTTTTTTATTAGATTCTCTATATGCTAGAGTTTTTCCTGCATAGCAAATATCATTATTTGAAACCAATACTCCAAACAATGGATAAAAAATACTATCAAATTCTTTTATAATCACACCGCAATGTGAATAATATTTTTTTACCCTATCATCAATCCCAATGCTAAAAATATTAAGAGAATCAAATGTGCTTCCAACTTCATCTATAAAATATAAAAATGCCTTTCTAGCTAGAATCTTATAGATTCTGCTACCTATCAAGCTATATTTACTTCTTAATAAATATTCTATATCTTGATAATTAAAAAAACTATACACAACAAAATCATCAAAAGTTTTTCTTTTCTTTGGTGAGAGCGTTATTTTTTTATCACAAGATGGACAAATAAGTCTTATGCTTAAACTTTGACATAATATACACTTCAATTAATTCAACTCTTTTATTTTTGAACAAATGATTTCACAAATCTCATCTTTGTTTTTATCACAAGGTATAGCTATATAATCAATATTTAGAATCTCTACAATAGTAAATATCTTTTTTTGG of the Helicobacter sp. MIT 99-5507 genome contains:
- a CDS encoding ComF family protein produces the protein MKCILCQSLSIRLICPSCDKKITLSPKKRKTFDDFVVYSFFNYQDIEYLLRSKYSLIGSRIYKILARKAFLYFIDEVGSTFDSLNIFSIGIDDRVKKYYSHCGVIIKEFDSIFYPLFGVLVSNNDICYAGKTLAYRESNKKDFIYTGKRNIDVVLFDDIITTGLSIKEAREVLQKNGVNVLFALTLSDARNI